The following proteins come from a genomic window of Verrucomicrobiota bacterium:
- a CDS encoding phosphoenolpyruvate carboxykinase (GTP), whose protein sequence is MKISTLGAGLIRNQTVLAWVDEMAKLCQPDNIFWCDGSEVEQQALTAEAVAKGILIQLNPEKLPGCYYHRSNPNDVARSEQCTYICTPTQEEAGPTNNWSPPKETYQKLHGLCRGAMRGRTMYVVPYLMGPPGSSLAKVGIELTDSLYVVLSMRIMTRMGAIAYEHLGDSQDFNRGLHSMLDVNPARRFICHFPQDNTVISVGSNYGGNVLLGKKCLALRFGSYFGRREGWMAEHMLILCAESPQGEKTYVAAAFPSACGKTNFAMLIPPAEFKGWKVWTVGDDIAWIKPDADGRLHAINPEAGYFGVVPGTNSKSNLNAVKIIARDTIFTNVALTPDLDVWWEGKDGEVPAECLDWKGNRWTPASKESAAHPNSRFAAPMTNNPMLAPEVNDPNGVPISAIIFGGRRATTMPLVYQAFNWIHGVYVGATMGSETTAAASGAIGQIRRDPMAMLPFCGYNMGDYFRHWILMRRSLKNPPRVFHVNWFRKDANGNFLWPGFGENMRVLKWIVDRCRGRADAEETPLGWVPGARAFDLTGMKDFSLETLRQLQTIDTEEWRKEVLSQDELFIKLYSHLPKELIFQRELLVSRL, encoded by the coding sequence ATGAAGATTTCCACACTCGGCGCGGGTCTCATCCGCAACCAAACGGTTCTTGCGTGGGTCGATGAGATGGCGAAGCTTTGCCAGCCGGACAATATTTTCTGGTGTGACGGGTCGGAAGTGGAGCAGCAGGCCTTGACCGCCGAAGCCGTGGCCAAAGGTATTCTGATCCAGTTGAATCCGGAGAAGCTTCCCGGCTGTTACTACCACCGTTCCAACCCGAATGATGTCGCGCGCTCCGAACAGTGCACCTATATCTGCACTCCCACGCAGGAGGAAGCCGGACCAACCAACAACTGGTCGCCGCCAAAGGAAACGTATCAGAAGCTCCACGGACTTTGTCGCGGCGCCATGCGCGGACGGACCATGTATGTGGTGCCGTATTTGATGGGGCCACCCGGATCGTCACTCGCCAAGGTGGGCATCGAACTGACCGATTCACTTTACGTGGTGTTGAGCATGCGCATCATGACCCGCATGGGTGCCATCGCCTACGAACATCTTGGCGACAGCCAAGACTTCAACCGCGGACTGCACTCCATGTTGGATGTAAATCCGGCGCGACGTTTCATCTGCCATTTTCCGCAGGACAATACGGTGATTTCGGTCGGGTCAAATTACGGCGGCAACGTGTTGCTCGGCAAAAAATGTCTGGCCTTGCGCTTCGGTTCGTACTTTGGACGCAGGGAAGGCTGGATGGCGGAACACATGCTCATCCTGTGCGCCGAATCGCCTCAGGGCGAAAAGACCTACGTGGCGGCGGCTTTCCCGAGTGCCTGCGGGAAGACCAATTTCGCCATGCTGATCCCACCGGCAGAATTCAAAGGTTGGAAAGTCTGGACAGTTGGCGATGACATCGCGTGGATAAAACCAGATGCCGATGGCCGGCTCCATGCCATCAATCCTGAAGCGGGTTATTTCGGTGTGGTGCCGGGCACCAACAGCAAATCAAATCTCAATGCCGTCAAGATCATCGCCCGCGACACGATTTTTACCAATGTGGCATTAACGCCCGACCTTGACGTGTGGTGGGAAGGAAAGGACGGCGAGGTGCCGGCGGAATGTTTGGATTGGAAAGGCAACCGCTGGACCCCGGCCTCCAAAGAATCAGCCGCGCATCCCAACAGCCGCTTCGCCGCGCCCATGACCAACAACCCGATGCTTGCGCCGGAAGTAAACGATCCGAATGGCGTGCCGATCAGCGCCATCATCTTCGGCGGGCGACGCGCCACCACAATGCCGCTGGTCTATCAGGCCTTCAACTGGATTCACGGTGTCTATGTCGGCGCCACGATGGGCTCGGAAACGACCGCCGCCGCCAGCGGTGCCATTGGCCAGATCCGGCGCGACCCGATGGCCATGTTGCCGTTCTGCGGCTACAATATGGGTGATTACTTCCGACACTGGATCCTCATGCGCCGGTCACTCAAGAATCCACCGCGTGTTTTCCATGTGAACTGGTTCCGAAAGGATGCGAACGGAAATTTTCTCTGGCCTGGCTTTGGCGAAAACATGCGCGTGCTCAAATGGATCGTGGACCGTTGCCGCGGCCGGGCGGACGCGGAAGAAACGCCGCTCGGCTGGGTGCCGGGCGCCCGAGCGTTTGATTTGACCGGCATGAAGGATTTTTCGCTGGAAACCCTCCGGCAATTGCAGACCATCGACACCGAGGAGTGGCGCAAAGAGGTTCTTTCCCAAGATGAACTGTTTATCAAACTTTACTCCCACCTTCCCAAGGAATTGATCTTCCAGCGGGAACTGCTCGTCTCGCGGTTGTAA
- the hyfB gene encoding hydrogenase 4 subunit B, giving the protein MPPETAEILSSALFLKIALCGYGVGMLGSLLVVRQEKLANYVTFGSASFAALCGIMAAVLALAVEQGRVSPTFELWPSLIPYLSLGVRLDALGAFFVLIVSTLGLALSLYSLGYARGFYGRKSVGVLGAFFNALLLATTLVFVADNAFFFLIAWEIMALTAYCLVSFEHEHEETRNAGVLYFVMSHIGTGCLILGFLLLFQASGGYGFDGFHALGEKMSAVFHDRNNPDFPDVLHRLLVRRNAAFLLFLVGFGVKAGIVPLHIWLPAAHPVAPSNVSALMSGVIIKTGIYGLTRVFFDFLGTPPNWWGVTVLTVGTISAVLGVLYALMEHDLKRLLAYHSIENIGIILMGFGAALMFLHTGHPLLASLALIAGLYHTINHAVFKALLFLGAGAVLHATHTRNMEEMGGLAKRMRWTAFFFLVGAVAISALPPLNGFVSEWLTYQSLLQGFGTTPSLIRLMFPLSAAMLALTGALAAACFVKAFGITFLAQPRSEHAKHAHEASFTMLLGQAILTAACVFLGLFPTVFLKLLDPVTQQLTGVQLSAQLSVTNGLVLAGVDSQGGTVSTLGLTLMAVCLLPVPFGLWLFCARKSKTRIGPTWACGQPGLTPQMEYTATGFSKPIRMVFKALFRPRRDVQRDYDFSPYFAKTIRFESHVEEVFQTRIYRPLNRLVLRVSRRMRALQAGSLQAYLIYIFVTLLLLLLFAL; this is encoded by the coding sequence ATGCCGCCTGAAACTGCGGAGATACTTTCTTCCGCACTGTTCCTGAAAATTGCGCTGTGCGGCTATGGCGTCGGAATGCTGGGGAGTCTGCTGGTGGTGCGACAGGAAAAGCTGGCCAATTACGTCACCTTTGGCAGCGCAAGCTTCGCGGCACTCTGTGGAATTATGGCCGCGGTGCTGGCGCTGGCGGTGGAGCAAGGGCGGGTGTCACCGACGTTTGAACTTTGGCCGTCGCTCATTCCTTACCTGAGCCTCGGCGTCAGGCTCGACGCCTTGGGTGCGTTTTTCGTGCTGATCGTTTCGACGTTGGGCCTGGCCCTGTCGCTTTATTCGCTGGGCTACGCGCGCGGGTTTTACGGGCGCAAAAGCGTTGGGGTGCTCGGCGCGTTCTTTAATGCGCTGCTGCTGGCCACGACGCTGGTGTTTGTCGCCGATAATGCTTTCTTTTTTCTCATCGCTTGGGAAATCATGGCGCTGACGGCTTACTGCCTCGTCAGCTTCGAACACGAGCACGAAGAGACCCGCAATGCCGGCGTGCTTTACTTTGTCATGTCGCACATCGGCACGGGCTGCCTCATTCTTGGCTTCCTGTTGCTGTTTCAAGCTTCTGGCGGTTATGGATTCGATGGCTTTCACGCACTCGGCGAGAAGATGTCTGCTGTCTTCCATGACAGGAACAATCCAGATTTTCCAGATGTTCTTCACCGGCTCCTCGTCCGACGCAACGCCGCGTTCCTGTTGTTTCTGGTCGGATTCGGCGTGAAGGCGGGCATCGTGCCGTTGCACATCTGGCTGCCGGCGGCGCACCCGGTCGCGCCAAGCAACGTCTCCGCGCTCATGTCCGGCGTGATCATCAAGACCGGCATCTACGGTCTGACACGCGTCTTTTTCGACTTTCTCGGCACGCCGCCGAACTGGTGGGGTGTGACCGTGCTCACCGTCGGCACGATATCCGCGGTGTTGGGCGTGCTCTATGCGCTGATGGAACACGACCTCAAGCGGCTGCTTGCCTATCACAGCATTGAGAACATCGGCATCATTTTGATGGGCTTCGGCGCGGCGTTGATGTTTCTGCACACGGGCCATCCCCTCCTCGCCTCGCTGGCGCTGATCGCCGGGCTGTATCACACCATCAACCACGCAGTGTTCAAGGCCCTGCTGTTCCTTGGCGCGGGTGCGGTTCTGCACGCCACGCACACGCGGAACATGGAGGAAATGGGTGGACTGGCGAAACGGATGCGTTGGACGGCTTTCTTTTTTCTCGTCGGCGCGGTCGCGATTTCGGCGCTGCCGCCACTCAACGGTTTTGTCAGCGAGTGGCTCACTTACCAATCGTTGCTGCAAGGCTTCGGCACGACGCCGAGCCTCATCCGGCTCATGTTCCCTCTGAGCGCCGCGATGCTGGCCCTGACCGGTGCGCTCGCGGCGGCGTGTTTTGTGAAGGCCTTTGGCATCACGTTCCTCGCGCAACCGCGCAGCGAGCACGCCAAACACGCGCACGAAGCCTCGTTCACGATGCTGCTCGGCCAGGCAATTCTCACGGCGGCCTGCGTGTTCCTCGGCTTGTTCCCCACCGTGTTCCTGAAGCTGCTCGACCCGGTAACCCAACAACTCACCGGCGTACAACTCAGCGCGCAGTTGAGCGTGACCAACGGTCTGGTGCTCGCGGGCGTGGATTCGCAGGGCGGCACCGTCTCGACGCTCGGCCTCACGTTGATGGCGGTGTGCCTGCTGCCCGTGCCTTTCGGGCTGTGGCTGTTCTGCGCGAGAAAGTCGAAGACTCGCATCGGACCGACCTGGGCCTGCGGTCAGCCCGGATTAACGCCGCAGATGGAATACACGGCCACTGGATTTTCAAAACCGATTCGAATGGTTTTCAAGGCGCTCTTTCGGCCGCGTCGCGACGTGCAACGCGATTACGACTTCTCGCCCTACTTTGCCAAGACGATTCGATTTGAGAGCCACGTGGAGGAAGTCTTTCAAACGCGCATCTACCGCCCGCTGAACCGGCTCGTCCTGCGCGTCTCCCGCCGGATGCGCGCCCTGCAAGCCGGCAGCCTTCAGGCTTATCTTATCTACATTTTCGTCACGCTTTTGCTTCTGCTCTTGTTTGCGTTATGA
- the sulP gene encoding sulfate permease encodes MKFGILFRPKLADTLKRYSPQDLRHDLIAGLTVGIVALPLAMAFAIASGVKPEAGIFTAVIAGFIISAFGGTKVSIGGPTGAFIVILYGIGVKYGLDNLAMCTVMAGVFLFVMGVARLGTMIKFIPYPVTMGFTSGIAVLIFTSQIKDFFGLQVDKVPSEFIEKMKVLIEHLNTLQWSTLALAAASFAIIKLWPTTWQRRVPGSIVALLAGTLVVALFQIPVETIGSKFGGIPQGLPAPHIPAFSWDNIQHLFQPAMTIALLAAIESLLCAVVADGMVDDRHDSNQELMAQGIANMLSPLFGGIAATSAIARTATNVKSGARSPVAGLVHALTLLLIILVAAPLAKFIPLATLSAVLVNVALHMGEWHNFGRLPKWPISDTAVFLVAFFLTVVIDLTVAVEIGMVLAAMLFIKRASETTQIMAVDESTETEGSHHSLVGKEIPKGVMVYRIFGAFFFGAADKLESVLKREKQEPDVLILRMRKVMAMDATGLNALEDLYERLHRKGKRLILSGPHTQPLLVMDKAGFLDRLGKDNVCADIELSLARAREILGLPPATPSDPHHEEKQRLETARKELTRALEKVQDVLKAPSNSGTGSDSLRAGKSEAVKAKTRP; translated from the coding sequence ATGAAATTCGGCATTCTGTTCCGCCCCAAGCTGGCGGACACCCTTAAGAGATACTCCCCGCAAGATTTGCGCCACGACTTGATCGCCGGTCTTACCGTTGGGATCGTGGCGCTGCCACTGGCGATGGCGTTTGCCATCGCCTCCGGCGTAAAGCCCGAGGCGGGCATTTTCACCGCCGTCATTGCCGGGTTTATCATTTCGGCGTTCGGTGGCACGAAGGTCAGCATCGGCGGCCCGACCGGCGCGTTCATCGTCATCCTCTACGGCATCGGCGTGAAGTACGGCCTGGACAATCTGGCCATGTGCACCGTCATGGCCGGCGTGTTTTTGTTTGTGATGGGTGTGGCCCGGCTGGGCACGATGATCAAGTTCATCCCGTATCCCGTAACGATGGGCTTCACCAGCGGCATTGCCGTGCTCATCTTCACTTCCCAAATCAAGGATTTCTTCGGGTTGCAGGTGGACAAAGTGCCGTCGGAGTTCATCGAAAAGATGAAGGTGTTGATCGAACACTTGAACACGTTGCAATGGTCCACCCTCGCTCTGGCCGCGGCGTCTTTTGCCATCATCAAGCTCTGGCCCACCACCTGGCAGCGGCGCGTGCCCGGCTCAATCGTCGCGCTGCTGGCGGGCACGTTGGTGGTGGCGCTGTTCCAGATTCCCGTGGAAACCATCGGCAGCAAGTTCGGCGGCATTCCGCAAGGCCTCCCCGCGCCGCACATCCCAGCGTTCTCATGGGATAATATTCAGCACCTCTTCCAGCCGGCGATGACCATCGCGCTGCTCGCAGCCATCGAGTCGCTGCTTTGTGCCGTGGTCGCCGACGGCATGGTGGACGACCGTCACGACTCCAACCAAGAATTGATGGCCCAAGGCATCGCCAACATGCTCAGCCCGCTCTTTGGCGGCATCGCGGCGACCAGCGCCATCGCCCGCACGGCGACGAATGTGAAAAGCGGCGCTCGCTCGCCGGTGGCGGGCCTCGTTCACGCGCTGACCCTGCTGCTTATCATCTTGGTCGCGGCGCCGTTGGCGAAGTTCATCCCGCTGGCCACGCTGAGTGCCGTGCTCGTCAACGTGGCTCTGCACATGGGCGAATGGCACAATTTCGGTCGCCTGCCCAAGTGGCCGATCTCCGACACGGCCGTCTTCCTGGTCGCGTTTTTCCTTACGGTCGTCATTGACCTGACCGTCGCCGTCGAAATTGGCATGGTGCTGGCCGCGATGCTCTTCATCAAACGGGCGTCGGAAACCACGCAAATCATGGCGGTGGACGAAAGCACCGAAACGGAAGGTTCGCATCATTCGCTGGTCGGGAAGGAGATTCCCAAAGGCGTGATGGTCTATCGCATCTTCGGCGCGTTCTTTTTCGGTGCGGCGGACAAGCTGGAGAGCGTCCTCAAACGGGAGAAGCAGGAGCCGGACGTGCTCATCTTGCGCATGAGGAAAGTGATGGCCATGGACGCCACGGGCCTCAACGCGCTGGAAGATCTTTACGAGCGGCTGCATCGCAAGGGCAAGCGTCTCATTTTGAGCGGGCCGCACACGCAACCGCTGCTCGTGATGGACAAGGCGGGTTTTCTGGACCGGCTGGGCAAGGATAACGTTTGCGCGGACATTGAACTTTCGCTGGCGCGCGCGCGCGAAATCCTCGGCCTGCCGCCCGCGACGCCCAGCGACCCGCACCACGAGGAAAAGCAAAGACTGGAAACAGCGCGCAAGGAACTGACCAGGGCGCTGGAAAAAGTTCAGGACGTGCTCAAAGCGCCATCGAACAGCGGGACGGGTTCGGATTCGCTTCGAGCAGGCAAGTCCGAGGCAGTGAAGGCCAAGACTCGCCCATGA